One Osmerus eperlanus chromosome 13, fOsmEpe2.1, whole genome shotgun sequence genomic region harbors:
- the sil1 gene encoding nucleotide exchange factor SIL1 — protein sequence MMFGRPKAGPSSHLKNVVILVVFSLHFVDILTDKSLSALTVVDNPESTVEDEEVHLDGEGDTEDLEVVQPTLLWQTLKPGQAVPIGSHVRLNLQTGQREVRLGEEQLKYLGDKHREVEDNGKAPLFSTQELKNALKKLKEGVEPETTEQEETAKESVRSQFRPIEELKKDMAQLDILVETDSQIMARLVAQFNGSSASLEERLKVLLDLEYLVHQVDNAQNLASMGGLKLVIESLNSTDHRMQENAAFVLGSALSSNPVVQVEAVDSGALQKLLTMLATPHPMAVKKKVLFALAALLRHFPFAQNHFLKLGGLHVLGELFRGTGGEVLRVRVVTMVYDMIMEKELNSQTGLDIIPDTAHQERLHQYSQISLLPLLAEQGWCGLVPELLESPEHDWREKALRALLAMLRPCRGHFQHDRGLTDVLGALRGQYQELVVMETSLGEEGGYFGEILDLLNTLVLRLK from the exons ATGATGTTTGGTCGCCCCAAAGCAGGCCCTAGTAGCCACCTGAAGAATGTAGTCATCCTCGTTGTATTCAGCCTTCATTTCGTTGATATCCTGACCGATAAA TCTCTATCCGCCCTGACCGTGGTGGACAACCCTGAAAGCAccgtggaggatgaggaggttcACCTTGATGGGGAGGGAGATACGGAGGACCTTGAGGTGGTCCAGCCGACACTCTTGTGGCAGACTCTGAAACCAG GCCAGGCGGTACCGATAGGTTCTCACGTGAGGTTGAATCTGCAgactggacagagagaggttcGGCTCGGGGAAGAACAGCTTAAGTACCTGGGAGATAAACACAG ggaggtggaggacaaTGGCAAGGCTCCATTGTTTTCCACTCAGGAACTGAAGAACGCACTCAAAAAGTTAAAAGAAGGAGTGGAGCCAGAGACCACAGAACAGGAAGAAACGGCCAAG GAGTCGGTGCGGTCCCAGTTCCGTCCTATCGAGGAGCTGAAGAAAGACATGGCCCAGTTAGACATCCTGGTGGAAACAGACTCCCAGATCATGGCTCGTCTGGTGGCCCAGTTCAACGGCTCCTCGGCCAGCCTGGAGGAACGTCTCAAGGTCCTGCTTGACCTGGAATACCTGGTGCATCAG GTGGACAATGCCCAGAACCTGGCCTCTATGGGTGGTCTGAAGCTGGTGATAGAGAGTCTGAACAGCACTGACCATCGTATGCAGGAGAACGCAGCCTTCGTACTGGGGTCTGCCCTATCCAG TAACCCAGTTGTCCAGGTGGAGGCAGTAGACTCTGGAGCGTTACAGAAGCTGCTGACCATGCTGGCCACTCCTCATCCCATGGCCGTGAAGAAGAAG GTGCTGTTCGCCTTAGCTGCTCTGCTCCGTCACTTCCCCTTTGCCCAGAACCACTTCTTGAAGCTGGGGGGTCTGCATGTGTTGGGAGAGCTGTTCCGTGGCACGGGGGGCGAGGTTCTGAGAGTCAGGGTGGTCACTATGGTCTACGACATGATCATGGAGAAG gaGCTGAACTCCCAGACAGGACTGGACATCATCCCTGACACTGCCCACCAGGAGCGCTTGCATCAGTACTCCCAgatctccctcctgcccttgttggcagagcagggctggtgCGGCCTAGTGCCCGAGCTGCTGGAGTCTCCAGAGCACGACTGGAGGGAGAAGGCCCTGCGAGCCCTGCTGGCCATGCTGCGTCCCTGCCGGGGCCACTTCCAGCATGACCGGGGCCTGACGGACGTGCTGGGGGCTCTGAGGGGCCAGTACCAAGAGCTGGTAGTGATGGAGACCAGtttgggggaggaaggagggtacTTTGGGGAGATTCTGGACCTGCTGAATACCCTGGTACTCAGGCTCAAGTGA
- the LOC134032829 gene encoding LOW QUALITY PROTEIN: uncharacterized protein LOC134032829 (The sequence of the model RefSeq protein was modified relative to this genomic sequence to represent the inferred CDS: inserted 2 bases in 1 codon) — MIVPARTVRCFPNKPWITCDIKRLLNQKKTAYREGDREKCRLAHRELKRSLKQAKEEYKKVERKLQHNNTRANKTGRPAVLNDYRPVALTSHIMKTLERLFLRHLRPLTEHALDPLQFGYWESVGVDDAVLYLLHRAYSYLDEPGSQLLKTEEQKKDLAQLDILVETDSQIMARLVAQFNAQTVDNAQNLASMGGLKLVIESLNSTDHRMQENAAFVLGSALSSNPVVQVVAVDSGALQKLLTMMATPHPMAVNVLFALAALLRHFPFAQNHFLKLGGLHVLGELFHGTGGKVLXVRVVTMVYDMIMEKVSTGQRSRVIPRVGKVSPSVLITHSLPTRSACISTVTFPSLVFVCVCFPFRIPL, encoded by the exons ATGATTGTACCAGCGAGGACTGTGCGCTGTTTTCCAAACAAACCCTGGATCACCTGTGACATCAAGAGGCTCCTGAATCAGAAAAAGACAGCATACAGAGAGGGTGACAGGGAGAAGTGCAGGCTCGCACATCGGGAGCTGAAGAGGAGCCTGAAGCAGGCCAAGGAGGAATATAAAAAGGTGGAAAGGAAGCTGCAGCACAACAACACCAGAG CTAACAAG ACTGGGCGCCCGGCCGTGCTCAACGACTACAGACCGGTGGCCCTCACGTCACACATCATGAAGACACTGGAGCGGCTGTTTCTGCGCCACCTGAGACCTCTGACCGAACATgcactggaccccctgcagttcggGTACTGGGAGAGTGTAGGGGTGGATGACGCCGTCCTCTACCTGCTCCACAGGGCCTACTCCTACCTGGACGAGCCGGGAAGTCAA TTATTGAAGACAGAGGAGCAGAAGAAAGACTTGGCCCAGTTAGACATCCTGGTGGAAACAGACTCCCAGATCATGGCCCGTCTGGTGGCCCAGTTCAACG CCCAGACT GTGGACAATGCCCAGAACCTGGCCTCTATGGGTGGTCTGAAGCTGGTGATAGAGAGTCTGAACAGCACTGACCATCGTATGCAGGAGAACGCAGCCTTCGTACTGGGGTCTGCCCTATCCAG TAACCCAGTTGTCCAGGTCGTGGCAGTAGACTCTGGAGCGTTACAGAAGCTGCTGACCATGATGGCCACTCCTCATCCCATGGCCGTGAAT GTGCTGTTCGCCTTAGCTGCTCTGCTCCGTCACTTCCCCTTTGCCCAGAACCACTTCTTGAAGCTGGGGGGTCTGCATGTGTTGGGAGAGCTGTTCCATGGCACGGGGGGCAAAGTTCT AGTCAGGGTGGTCACTATGGTCTATGACATGATCATGGAGAAGGTCagtacaggtcagaggtcaagggtTATCCCTAGAGTGGGGAAAGTCTCACCTTCAGTGctcatcactcactcactgCCCACCAGGAGCGCTTGCATCAGTACTGTTACGTTCCCCAgtcttgtgtttgtctgtgtgtgtttcccttttAGGATCCCCCTCTGA
- the LOC134032095 gene encoding trypsin inhibitor ClTI-1-like — MKITIVLCCTLLLSLSVFAVDETNLEAREPQCDKYDATMCSKEFDPVCGSDGLTYSTECILCQNNMAKNLHVMVVHSGMCKV, encoded by the exons ATGAAGATCACCATTGTGCTCTGTTGCactctgctcctgtctctctcag TCTTCGCTGTGGACGAAACCAATCTTGAGGCCAGAGAG CCCCAATGTGACAAGTACGATGCAACAATGTGCTCCAAGGAGTTTGAtcctgtgtgtgggagtgatgGACTCACCTACAGCACAGAGTGTATCCTCTGTCAAAACAACAT GGCTAAGAACCTGCATGTCATGGTGGTGCACAGTGGGATGTGCAAGGTCTAG